A region of Meleagris gallopavo isolate NT-WF06-2002-E0010 breed Aviagen turkey brand Nicholas breeding stock chromosome 29, Turkey_5.1, whole genome shotgun sequence DNA encodes the following proteins:
- the PHOSPHO1 gene encoding LOW QUALITY PROTEIN: phosphoethanolamine/phosphocholine phosphatase (The sequence of the model RefSeq protein was modified relative to this genomic sequence to represent the inferred CDS: inserted 1 base in 1 codon; deleted 1 base in 1 codon), with the protein MREPAPLRLSPVPTGPEERPRIIRHRPRSVCRAVRSWQLPVPLLCMRPSAAPSPGANRTPGTDFGLRGAPAVCHPPPHSSNLQALNNVRKHGCFNFILEGLXFFCRRWKDTLPGSSCPGVGMASSRPPKYLLVFDFDETIINENSDDSIVRAAPGQALPEHLRQSFREGFYNEYMQRVLAYMGDQGVKMGDFKAVYENIPLSPGMPDLFQFLSKNHELFEIILISDANMFGIECKLRAAGFYSLFRKIFSNPSSFDKRGYFTLGPYHSHKCLDCPANMCKRKILTEYLAERAQEEVEFERVFYVGDGANDFCPSVTLTSADVAFPRKGYPMHQMTQEMEKKQPGAFQATVVPWESATEVARYLQELLKKKC; encoded by the exons ATGCGTGAACCAGCCCCATTGCGGCTGTCACCCGTACCGACAGGACCCGAGGAGCGACCACGCATCATCCGACACCGGCCCCGCTCCGTGTGCCGGGCGGTTCGGTCCTGGCAGCTCCCGGTGCCGCTCCTCTGCATGCGCCCCTCGGCAGCCCCATCCCCG GGAGCGAACCGCACTCCGGGAACCGATTTTGGGCTCCGCGGAGCACCGGCTGTCTGCCATCCACCACCTCACAG TTCCAACCTTCAGGCTTTGAATAATGTTAGGAAGCACGgctgctttaattttattttggaaggaC CTTTTTTTTGCAGAAGGTGGAAGGACACTCTCCCAGGAAGCAGCTGCCCG GGTGTTGGTATGGCCAGCTCCCGGCCTCCCAAGTACCTCCTGGTCTTCGATTTTGATGAGACCATCATCAATGAGAACAGTGATGACTCCATCGTGCGTGCAGCTCCGGGGCAAGCACTGCCTGAGCACCTCAGACAGAGCTTCCGTGAGGGCTTCTACAATGAGTACATGCAGCGCGTCCTGGCCTACATGGGGGACCAGGGCGTCAAGATGGGGGACTTCAAGGCCGTCTATGAGAACATTCCCCTGTCTCCAGGCATGCCTGACCTCTTCCAGTTCCTCTCCAAGAACCACGAGCTCTTTGAGATCATCCTCATCTCCGACGCCAACATGTTTGGCATTGAGTGCAAACTGAGGGCGGCCGGTTTTTATTCCCTCTTCCGTAAAATCTTCAGCAACCCGTCCAGCTTTGACAAGAGGGGTTACTTCACCTTGGGGCCCTACCACAGCCACAAGTGCCTTGACTGCCCAGCCAATATGTGCAAACGCAAAATCCTGACGGAGTACCTGGCCGAGAGAGCGCAGGAAGAGGTGGAGTTTGAGAGGGTATTTTACGTTGGGGATGGTGCCAATGACTTCTGCCCTTCGGTGACTTTGACTTCAGCTGACGTTGCTTTCCCCCGGAAGGGCTACCCCATGCACCAGATGACCcaggagatggagaagaagCAGCCTGGGGCTTTCCAGGCCACTGTTGTTCCCTGGGAGTCAGCTACCGAGGTTGCCCGCTATCTGCAGGAGCTCCTCAAGAAGAAGTGCTGA
- the ABI3 gene encoding ABI gene family member 3, translated as MAEPLQLCDVPTARQGLRDNHSNLQRVAEYCESNYLQASDKRKALEETMAFSTQSLASVAYQVSSLATTFLQLLDLQAAELQKLEANVSCVAQSVDMHKEKVSRREIGSLTVSKRFLSHQKITSPPNPPSLEPYYRKPLNFSILDDVGHGIKDHSTQLSRTGTLSRKGIKSQQSAGTMGRSTRVPEPIQPPVIPEGKLSAASSASSLTSVSSSGGALGKASQHHPHLHPHQDHHPHQDHHPPRLQPSSHHPHLSLGICSHHHHQGTWLCPHFPDDLEPPLPPPPVLPNFEDFTTPPPPPPPAEEPPCVPQSYLDKVLTLYPYTRQKDNELSFEPGALIYVTRRYSDGWCEGILGEEAGFFPGNYVEPF; from the exons ATGGCGGAGCCGCTGCAGCTCTGCGATGTCCCCACAGCACGGCAGGGCCTGCGTGACAACCACAGCAACCTGCAGCGTGTGGCTGAGTACTGCGAGAGCAACTACCTGCAG GCGAGTGACAAGAGGAAGGCTTTGGAGGAGACGATGGCGTTCAGCACGCAGTCCTTGGCCAGCGTGGCCTACCAGGTCAGCAGCCTGGCCACCaccttcctgcagctgctggaccTGCAGGCAGCCGAGCTGCAGAAGCTGGAGGCCAACGTCAGCTGTGTAGCCCAG AGTGTTGACATGCACAAGGAGAAAGTGTCTCGCCGGGAGATTGGCTCTCTGACTGTCAGTAAGAGGTTCCTATCCCACCAGAAGATCACATCCCCCCCCAACCCACCGTCCCTGGAGCCCTACTACAGGAAACCCCTCAACTTCAGCATCCTGGATGATGTTGGCCACGGCATAAAG gaccACAGCACCCAGCTGTCCCGCACAGGCACACTGTCTCGGAAAGGGATCAAGAGTCAACAGTCTGCAGGCACCATGGG GAGGAGCACTCGTGTCCCTGAGCCCATCCAGCCTCCTGTGATTCCCGAGGGAAAGCTCTCTGCAGCTTCATCAGCCTCCTCACTGACATCGGTCAG CTCGAGTGGAGGAGCCCTCGGGAAGGCATCCCAGCACCACCCCCACCTCCACCCCCACCAGGACCACCACCCCCACCAGGACCACCACCCACCCCGGCTGCAGCCATCATCCCACCACCCCCACCTCTCCCTGGGGATCTgctcccaccaccaccaccagggGACCTGGTTGTGCCCCCACT TCCCCGATGACCTCGAGccaccactgccaccaccaccaGTGTTGCCCAACTTTGAGGATTTcaccacaccaccaccaccaccaccacctgcaGAGGAACCCCCCTGTGTCCCACAGAGCTACCTGGACAAAG TGCTGACCCTCTACCCGTACACACGGCAGAAGGACAACGAGCTTTCCTTCGAGCCTGGGGCCCTCATCTATGTCACACGGAGGTACTCTGATGGATGGTGTGAAGGCATCCTGGGCGAGGAGGCAGGTTTCTTCCCTGGCAATTACGTGGAGCCCTTCTGA
- the GNGT2 gene encoding guanine nucleotide-binding protein G(I)/G(S)/G(O) subunit gamma-T2 → MAQDMTEKELLKMELDQLKKEVKNERQMVSKTGKELKEYIESMAGEDPLLKGVPEDKNPFKEKGGCTIS, encoded by the exons ATGGCTCAGGATATGACAGAGAAGGAACTGCTGAAAATGGAACTGGATCAGCTGAAGAAGGAGGTAAAGAACGAGAGGCAAATG gTCTCCAAGACCGGCAAAGAGCTCAAGGAGTACATTGAATCCATGGCAGGAGAGGATCCACTGCTGAAAGGTGTCCCTGAGGACAAGAACCCCTTTAAGGAGAAGGGCGGCTGTACGATAAGCTGa